DNA sequence from the Liolophura sinensis isolate JHLJ2023 chromosome 1, CUHK_Ljap_v2, whole genome shotgun sequence genome:
tgttgttgaaatatttcagacaGAAAGTCCACATCGAATGATGGTTATTAAGTGCAAAACTATCCAATTGGCAACGCTGGAAGAGAACATTATTTCCTTTGATAACGGTTGAAAagaattataaaatatttgtggTCCTCTTTTTATGATCCCACAAAAATCTTTCCTCCATTTTATTGCATGTTCTATTGAAGCTAATATGGCTAGATGAGCTTTATCAGTTTATCAGCAAAAGGGTGCCTACTCCGTTAACTACGTTCATGATACATATGACAAGAAGGCCATTTAACATGAATTCTCCTTATCCTACTATACACCATGAAATATTAGTTCTTTTGACCTCCCTGAACACCATGAAACATGAATTGGCCATACAACTATGTACACCATGTATAATATCAGTTGTCCTTAATCCGCATACACGCGATGTGACTTGTCGTACAGACTTATCGAAATcgaaaagtgaaatgaaaataggGCAGAATAGGCCAAGTTCCTAAGCTGCATTGATACAATACTACTGAGTACACCATTTTACATCAGTTATCAGGAGCCTGTGAGTTCAAtgccagctcatgttggcttcctccccgTATGTGGGAAattcctccagcaacctgcggatggtcgtgagtttcccccgggctgtgtccggtttcctcccaccataatattggcggccgtcgtataagtgaaatattcttgagtacggcgtaaaacaccaatcaaataaataaatacatcagttatCTTTACACCTCTGTACACCATGTGAAATGAATTCTGCAAACAAATTTGTACATCTGCACAACATAAATTCTTCTTACCTCTCTGTACGTCATGCACCATGAATTCTACCGATACCTCTGCACACCATGTAActggaattctttttttttttttttttttttttttgattggtgttttacgccgtactcaagaatatttcacttatacgacggcggccagcattatggtgggtggaaaccgggcagagcccggaggaaacccacgaccatccgcaggttgctcacagaccttctcacgtacggccggagaggaaactggAATTCTGCTCACCCCTCTGTATACCATGTAACATAAATTCTCCTTACCCCTATGTTAACGGCATGTAACATGAATTCTCCTTACCCCTCTGTACACCATGCCCACCATGCCATTCCACGTCCCATTTTCGTCTGGGGCGCCATACTGTCCATCTGGGGGTTCTACTATGGTATAACTGGTAGCAGAAGGATTGTATCCTTTGATGGATTTCCCCAAAATAAGTTAAGGGTAATGtacataatttattaattaatacattGATTCAGCTTTTTTATACACGATTGATTTTGTTAATAACATGACCTAGAAACAGAATATGCGTCAGCAACAAGAACAATACGGCACAATATTCGGATATTAACTGTCCACTATGGAGTACATATCATCCGACAATAATATTCAGAGATTTGAGACTGGGTTCAAGTCGAGTAAAGGATAACTTTTATGAAAGATGGACCTTACTTAACTTGGCACTTACTTGAATCCCATTCGCTCTGCCAGTTCGTCTAAAATGTTCACACAGAAGCCAGCGTAAAAGGTTCGCCCGTCTTCAATGACTCGGACCGAAAATGGCTCACTCTGAATCAACAATCAACCCCAAAACAAACAAGGTCAAAGGTAAAGGTAAAACCACAAGTAAAGAAGCCAAGAAGTGCGAGGTTTCTTGTAACCGAAGCCATGAACTGCTGGTTTGTATAGGTTTTCGGTTGGAATCACTTGTGTCTGTGTGTTTGACTTACAAGTTACGGACATTTTGATCACAAATGTCATTTTAGGCTTTATTGTTTTGTGATTACAGATTCTTATTCTTTCACCTCATGATGGGCTGCCACTCGAATGGCCTCCGTGCCAAAGTCGTGGAAGGTGTTCAGGAAGAGGTTTCTCTTGTGAGTCACCAGGCCGTGTGTTACACTCCACTCCCCGCTGCGAACTATTGTCACCGTGTCTTTGTGAATAGAGCTACAGATGTCATACTCCCTGGTAATTGTCTCTCCTCTACCGGGCAGCACTGATAGATCTGCCTGCAAACATAAACATCATTTTATTGGTATTATTAGGACGAGCCAGTGAattgaatggatggatggatgaatgattatagcttaacacCAAGTCGATAATATTTGAGCAAACAAAGCCAAGAGATAATCGCAAATGACTATCAGAAACTTAAGGATGCTTACCAGTATGTTCTGCAGATGATGAGAATTGACCAGAGGATTTGGGTGGAACACAGAACACGCTCCCTGGTGGTTGCTGTCCCTTGTCACTGCACTGGAGAACAACTTGATGGAATCTATCAACAGTCTGTCCAATACCTGAAACATGGAGATATGTTttatcagaagtccattacctagaagtatgcaattcctctatagctagtctccacagcactttacacttttcttcgatCTCTAACACTTTATATGACGTATCTGCGCACCcatgtattttctttctctCCACTGCgcagcaaacgtttgagaaacggctgatgcatgatGGGTTTCAAACGCAGTTGGGTTGAAGTAGACTTCTTAATTGCAACAACGATCAGcgaaatcgtagtttttaaatacggagTTTCAGTTTCAAGGTGTGGTCAATTCTTGTAACAGccgtttacaattagatttcccatgattcattTCACAATTTTCACCCAAGagtttggcatatttctccaccaggtggcgagagcttctacagatgacgtaacatgtgtactgttCCGTGGAAACTAGCTAGGGAAGTTGCCCACTTATAGGTGATGAACTTCTGGTTTTTTCTAGTATCCACAGGAAATGGTGCCATGGCAGGGTGGTTAACATGGTTCCCTTTCCGTCCCTGGGACATATGAGGTGTGAGCTCAATCCTGACCTTAGACAGGGAGTTTGTGCATTTCCCTGCTCTCATTGTACATGGAACAATGGTGACAGCAAGCTGTTAACATGGGACCCTGGCGACAGCAAGCTGTTAACAAAGCCCGTTGACTTGTACATCACGCGTAGAAAGATTCGCCAGAACCTTACCAGGGTCGATGGTTTATTCCGTGCACCCCTGATTTCCAACAAACACAAAGCTGACCGCCATTATATAAGTGGAAAATAAACCTAACAATCTAATATTAATCTAATAAATCTAAATAACATGACGACCGGATAGCCTTTCCCACCCATTCTGTAAGAGGAAATTAATGTTACTACCACTACTTCTACCACTTACAGTCGACCTGTTTGAGTTGCGCGTCATCTTGTGCCCAGATTCTTCCTGTTCTTCCATACAGCCTCTCCACTTCTCCCTTACAAACACTACATTAGCGTGTACATTCGCCTCCAGCGTCGCCAGGgcttcctgtgacgtcacatccgaGATCACGATCCAGAAGCAACTATCACTCAGAAGATCCATACTCTGCACACATAAAGATACGTCTGACTGTGATAGCTATAAATATTCACGACATCTGATGCTCATCGCTGATGCATAATGGGTGGAAAGATGTCCGGGTTTTTGTAGGCGACATGAATGAACGAAAGTCTGCATGACGAGGGAATCTTGTACACAAAATTCAAAGACATACCGATGAATTTCGATTATCAATTTCTTTTTAATCAAAACTAAGGAAAACGTTTTAAAATGGTAGAATGCGCAACGTAGTTTTCATGGCGTTATCTCCACTAAACAACACCGATGTTGCAGAAGATATCTTAAGAGAAGAGCAGTAGGGGGAAATTAGTCCTCTGTACGGAGCGATCCTGAAATTCAATAGCTAATGCGCCACCCAAGCTACTTTTCTTTCCAAATCGccagtacaatacatgtataaatccaAGACGAAATCAACGTGTGTAAGAACTGTATGAATTATTGATGAACTGTTGAAAAATCCTACTAGCAGATGTGGAGGATTTCACGTGTTGCTAGTTCAACATGTCAGTAGCTAGCATCTATCAGCACTCATGGCAGATGCGGAAGAATATTTTGTCGATGGTACTTTTGAGTTTTACTTATGTAAAACACTGGATTATTTGATGTCGAATGAAACTACCTGCATCACAAACTTCCTCCAAATATATCCCCGTCCAAAGTAAACTAGTTGCCGATCCGGTCTTGGGAAGGATCTGGAAGGCGGGCTGAGCCGGATGAAGTTTCCTGAGGTAACTTTGAGTAAGAAAGTGCGCACGCGTATTAGCTTTGTCTGCAATTCCCGCCGTAAGTTTTCACTCTGTGTAAAATCTGTCAAGacaaaaatagaacaaaatacTATGTATATCAGTCAGATCAGGAATCGAGTAATTCCAATGAAAATTTCTGTGTTCAATTTATATTTGTTGACCTGTCCTCTATACTCCGCGCAGCTGCATGGTGCAGGTCGTTGATTTACCCTCAAGTTATCTCCACATATAAATCCGAAatccttcatataagtgaacacaCCTTAAGTGAGTGCGGctttaaaaatcaatcaatcaatcaatcaatcaatcaatcaatcaatcaatcaatctatacGCTGTGTTCATTGCTTATGTGACGACTTCAGTGAAGTTGTTACTACTACAACTAGTGCATATATCAAGAATGTTCTATCAAACACCTACGCTCTAGATTTCTTAAACTTTACAATTCTCTTGAGAGCAAATATGAAGCATAGCGCCGAAAAATACgtgattttttaaatatcaaataaaacatgtcTTTGTTATCATTTAATTGTAACCATGCATTAACGGCCCACCAATAACGTCGTCAAAGATGAGAGTGGCTGTTGTCCAGCCGACAGCAGACAGGATGTCTTTAATCATGTGACTGTTGATAGTGGGTGATGGATTAAGCTGGACAGAGAAGTCTTTCCTCTGTGGTGACCTGAAAGGCCGCAGGTCAATCACCAAGTTGGGAAGGTGGAGAGCCTCAGCCTGTGAGATGACCATCGTCTgttgtgtgtgagggaggactGTGATTAGGCCCCGGACACCCACATCCACAAGATCACATACTGTGAACAACATGATAAATAGCAAGAAGCGTGGCAGACATGCAAGACTGATGAAAATGTTCAGAAAATTTATCATATTTAGAAACAGTTTCCAAGGCAAGCAAAATGCCTTGTCCAGCAAAATGAAATCACACAGAGGAAAAGGCATGAAAGAAAATCTGTTGAGTAAAATCCTTGTTGAAATAAGGATAAGAATGTTAATAGCACCGATGGAAGAAACCTAAACACAGACACCAATATCTAATAGGTCACTAAAGCCATGTTAAAGGAATTTTTCATcaaatctgttttcatttgatcCTGTAGGTCTGGAGACATATTATGGACAAAGAATTTGAACTAATGAATTAACGTCCTTGCAGAAACGTTCCTTAGTTCAGTATAATTTATAGCCTGATGTTCTGTAGACAAGCATTTATTATTTCCAACTGTTAATGTAACACAAAATGGACAGACAAACGACATAGCATCaatttgttgaaataaaatcaaactttttatCTACGATCAAAACGTGTTCGCTGTCGTGACCTGTGTAGCTCTGTAGCTCACAGGCCtcttcaaacattttcaggAGGTTCCATCTGTTTTGAAAACAGCTATGTTTCTCTACGTTGAATAGGCCCGTGTATTCTTTTATAGTTCATCTATTCTTAACACGAACAAAAGCTCACCATCCCTGTTAACCAGCACTGAACTGGAATGGTTCACCTCCCTCCGCAGAACCTCTGATCTTGGGCCGTCCACGGCCTGGAATAGGTCAGACAAACATGACCTAGTGCTACCACTGTACAGCACGCCTACAAAATGGGACAAGGAAATAGAAAAGCGAAAGGTTTAGacattaatatgtacatatatatatctttcaaaTCTTAAGATTTTTTTCGCAAGTACTTGGTCACTTGATAAACACATCCTGCGgaaattacaaatttcatttcacttaCCAATTATAGGTTTTCCCTCACTGATTGATCCCCATGACACATAACTGAACAGCGTAGAGAAGATGTACATCAGTTTGAGTGTGCCAGTCGCCATGCTTCCGATATCACATGCACAGACAATCACGGCCATGGGGACATTTGGTATCTTTGCGTTCTTGCACAAATGCTAATGATATTGATAGGCCAGCTGGTGCTTTTGTCTGAAAATTTAGGGGATACTATTTTGCTTTACTGCTAGTATTGTTAACTCTGTCGTCTTCATCAATTAAATATCGTAAGAACATTCATTAATCAGGCAACATACACGGGTATCAGTTTCCGGTCGCTCGTCGGTTGGCCCGACCAATGTAAATGAGCTGTTGTCCGCTCATCTCCCAAACACATTTCTCATCTAGTCATATTGTATCATATTCGTGGGACTTGTTTTCCATGGTCTGTTGTCTGACATTTATTACTTCCTTTCCCTTGAAAGCTCTAGAAAGACATTGCCAAGAGTAAATAATTAGTAAACACACCTGTTGGGTCAGATTGAGCTCAGAGACAGCAAAGCACAAGGATGCCGGAAACGCAAGGGACACCACCGCAAGGTATTGTTACCAAGTCTGGCACCCCCAGGTGGAGTGGCTAGTCCTGCTCGGATTACACAATAACCCCTTGGTAATGTTCCCGTAAACATGAAGTTACGCCAGTCAAAGCTTACTGACGCCACACTACTGATAGTCAACCACTAGTCACAGGGTACTGACGCCACACTACTGATGGTCAACCACTAGTCACAGCTTACTGACGCCACACTACTACTGATAGTCAACCACTAGTCACAGGGTACTGACGCCACACTACTGATAGTCAACCGCTAGTCACAGGGTACTGACGCCACACTACTGATAGTCAACCACTAGTAACAGGTTACTGACGCCAAACTACTGATGGTGTTCTACCACTAGTCACCGCTTACTGGCGCCAAACTACAAGTGGTCTACCACTAGTCACAGGGTACTGACGCCACACTACTGATGGTCTACCAGTAGTTACAGGGTACTGACGCCACACTACTGATGGCCTACCACTAGTCACAGGGTACTGACGCCACACTAGTGATGGTCTACCAGTAGTCACAGGGTACTGACGCCAAACTAGTGATGGTCTACCACTAGCCACAGCCTACTGACGACAAACCATAAGTGGTCTACCACTAGTCACCGCTTACTGACGCCAAACTACAAGTGGTCTACCAGTAGTCACAGGGTACTGACGCCACACTACTGATGGTCAACCAGTAGTCACAGCGTACTGACGCCACACTACTGATGGTCTACCACTAGTCACAAGTTACTGACGCCAAACTACTGATGGTCTACCAGTAGTCACAGGGTACTGACGCCAAACTACTGATGGTCTACCACTAGTCACAGGTTACTGACGCCACACTACTGATGGTCTACCAGTAGTCACAGGGTACTGACGCCAAACTAGTGATGGTCTACCACTAGTCACAGGGTACTGACGCCACACTACTGATGGTCTACCACTAGCCACAGCCTACTGACGACAAACCACAAGTGGTCAACCACTAGTCACAGCTTACTGACGCCACACTACTGATGGTCTACCACTAGTCACAGCTTACTGGCGCCACACTGGCGATGGTCGACCACTAGTCACAGGGTACTGACGCCACACTACTGATGGTCAACCACTAGTCACAGGGGTACTGTCGCCACACTACTGATGATCAACCACTAGTCACAGCTTACTGACGCCACACTAGTGATGGTCTACCACTAGTCACAGGGTACTGACGCCACACTACTGATAGTCTACCACTAGTCACAGCTTACAAACACCAGACTGCCGATGGTCTAGCACTAGTCTCACCTTACTGACGACACACTACTGGTTCTCTGCCACTAGTCATAGTTTACTGACACCAGACTACTGATGGTCTAGCACTAGTCACTGAAATcagtgaaatcagtatatgCTGTGTCTTGGAAAGGTGTCATATCTTAAATTAGTATCAGGTGTGACTGAGtagggcgtcatgtctggtatccGTATATTCTGTGTCTTGGAAGTGTGTTATGTCTCGTATCCGTATATGCTGTGACTGAGTCATGTCTGAAGTCTGTATaggctgtgactgagtggggtgtcatgtctggtatcaatatatgctgtgactgagaattaagagtgtcatgtctgaagtctgtatatactgtgactgggtggggtgtcatgtctggtattaacatgctgtgactgagaattaagagtgtcatgtctgaagtctgtatatactgtgactgggtggggtgtcatgtctggtattaacatgctgtgactgagaattaagagtgtcatgtctgaagtctgtatatactgtgactgggtggggtgtcatgtctggtattaacatgctgtgactgagaattaagagtgtcatgtctgaagTCTGTATATacggtgactgggtggggtgtcatgtctggtattaacatgctgtgactgagaattaagagtgtcatgtctgaagtctgtatatactgtgactgagtggggtgtcatgtctggtattaacatgctgtgactgagaattaagagtgtcatgtctgaagtctgtatatactgtgactgggtggggtgtcatgtctggtattaacatgctgtgactgagaattaagagtgtcatgtctgaagTCTGTATATacggtgactgggtggggtgtcatgtctggtattatcatgctgtgactgagaattaagagtgtcatgtctgaagTCTGTATATAcggtgactgagtggggtgtcatgtctggtattaacatgctgtgactgagaattaagagtgtcatgtctgaagtctgtatatactgtgactgggtggggtgtcatgtctggtattaacatgctgtgactgagaattaaGAATGTCATGTCTGAAGtctgtatatactgtgactgggtggggtgtcatgtctggtattaacatgctgtgactgagaattaagagtgtcatgtctgaagtctgtatatactgtgactgagtgggtgtcatgtctggtattaacatgctgtgactgagaattaagagtgtcatgtctgaagTCTGTATATacggtgactgggtggggtgtcatgtctggtattaacATGCTGAGACTGAGAATTAAGAGTGTTATGCCtgatgtctgtatatactgtgactgagtggggtgtcatgtctggtattaacatgctgtgactgagaattaaGAGTGTTATGCCTGATGTCTGTATATACGGTGACTgagtgggtgtcatgtctggtataaacatgctgtgactgagaattaaGAGTGTTATGCCtgatgtctgtatatactgtgactgagtggggtgtcatgtctggtattatCATGCTGAGACTGAGAATTAAGAATGTCATGTCTGAAGTCTGTATatattgtgactgagtggggtgtcatgtctggtattaacatgctgtgactgagaattaaGAGTGTTATGCCtgatgtctgtatatactgtgactgggtggggtgtcatgtctggtattatcatgctgtgactgagaattaaGAGTGTTATGCCtgatgtctgtatatactgtgactgagtggggtgtcatgtctggtattatcatgctgtgactgagaattaaGAATGTCATGTCTGAAGtctgtatatactgtgactgagtggggtgtcatgtctggttttaacatgctgtgactgagaattaaGAGTGTTATGCCtgatgtctgtatatactgtgactgagtgggtgtcatgtctggtattaacatgctgtgactgagaattaaGAGTGTCATATCTGAAGTCTGTATATAcggtgactgagtggggtgtcatgtctggtattaacATGCTGAGACTGAGAATTAAGAGTGTTATGCCTGATGTCTGTATATacggtgactgggtggggtgtcatgtctggtattaacatgctgtgactgagaattaaGAGTGTTATGCCtgatgtctgtatatactgtgactgagtgggtgtcatgtctggtattaacatgctgtgactgagaattaagagtgtcatatctgatgtctgtatatacggtgactgggtggggtgtcatgtctggtattaacATGCTGAGACTGAGAATTAAGAGTGTTATGCCTGATGTCTGTATATacggtgactgggtggggtgtcatgtctggtattaacatgctgtgactgagaattaaGAATGTCATGTCTGAAGtctgtatatactgtgactgagtggggtgtcatgtctggttttaacatgctgtgactgagaattaaGAGTGTTATGCCtgatgtctgtatatactgtgactgggtggggtgtcatgtctggtattatcatgctgtgactgagaattaaGAGTGTTAAGCCTGATGTCTGTATAtaccaaaacaaatacaaaatataacaagAATAATGCACACCTGTACGCAAACAAACATTATATGAGGACAATAGATAAATATGGTAGAGGTGCATGCAGTCACCATACAGCTTAGTTTGAAGTGGACATTCATATCAGAAGACATGAATTCACAAACTCTGCAATGAAATATCCTGTTGGCTTTATAAGTATTAAACGTCATAAGACTACAAGATATAAAATGACTATTAGGCCTACATGGacgcagctacatgtagttatatttgTAGTAGGATCCTAACAGTTTCTCCCCATTACCTGTACTATATGGATTATGCACGCATCACAGACTGGTATTCACCCCAGGACCAGACAGGATAAGAGTAACTGACAAAGATGAGGATGTgttgatgtaggcctatacatacagCAGATCTAATGTACGCTTCACAACTTTCAGTTTCTAGGCAATGGTCTCAATTTTGAGAGAATGACCCGATGACATTCAGTATTGAGAACTTGAGTATGATGAAATTGGTTGAGATATAAACAACGTCGTTGAAGACATGACATTGTCATAGAATCCACACGTCTGTTTATAAGTCATCACGATGCACCGTAATAAAGACATACAGTAATGCccaagtagtgtaactccgaaaaatcagttaaataagaaaaattaaaaataaacataaataacataAGATTATAAAAGCAAGAACAACAAAGTATCAGTGATCTGGACTGAGTATCAGTGACAGATAGaagtagaaacaaaacaaaacaaaataggATCAGTCAATCTGACTTAGAAGACACTAAAGAAAATAACGAAAGATGTCTTAAATGATAAGTTTTCACAGCAAGACAAGTACAGGGATGAATTAAGGATTTGTTCAAGACAAGGGATGGGGGAGGGGAAGCGAGAGGAGGGTGTTAATGGAATGACACAAATTCGTTAGACGCCTTTAATATTAGACACCAATACAGAAGGCCTCCTTAAAcaaaatccagggtcaatccatggtcgggtcacaccaaagaccttaaaaggggTGGTGGTAACGTCCTCGCTtagtgttcagcatgaaggggatagtgcaacgactggttgacccgtattagtataatggctcgggcggggcagcttacttgccttcgctagatcgtttcagtgaagcagcactagataaaagagcggtggaaatcagtctTGCAACAttggaggcacatcacatgcactctaagtattccctcgtcatcatatgactgaaaaattgttaagtacgacattaaaccccaagcactcactcactccttaaACAAAATGTCGGACCAGTGATAGGATTGATCTATAATAGTTGCGTGTGCCACAGAGGGACATGTTGGACAGGAAAATTTATAAACGACAGAGATTTTGAATTGTAATGGAGTAGGGCCACCAGGTCCACTGATAAACAACGACAAGTTGTTGTCGGCCTTACTTATACGTAAGATACATTGGTTACCAAGGTATTCCCCTCTTTTGTCAAAAAAGGGAAGCCACATCAAGATTTTGATAGGTCTCTCATCTGGCGGTTTGTTCTGTGTTCCAGATTTTGGCAAACCATTTTCTAGTAGACGtttggtagtacatgtagtgtagccATTTTCCAGGAATGAAACTTTGCAATACAATTCAATTCATTATTACAGGCCGCTTTGTCAGAATATATTTTGAGGGCTCTAAATCCAAGAGATCGTACTCATTCTATTCTCCTATTCCAAGGTTCAAAACCATCAAACTGAACATACTGACTACTGTTGGTGGGTTTTCTGTAGACTGATGTCGATGAGGAAGAAACAGGCCTGGGAACTGGGCTAAGTTATTATCGACAAATATCTCTTTGATAATGTAAAGGTGAAAGGGGTGCAGTCTATTGAGGATTTTATCAAAGTATGTggctatatttttattttactgataaatatgtatttagATATGTCACACTTCCCAGCCCTATAAATATGCCCTTGATCTGTAAAGTGCGCGGCATAATGGAATTATGCACACGTATAGGCCTGCAGCATGCACGATCAGTGGTGCCGGAAGCACTATGGCCTGCTACGGCCATGGCCGTAACACTTttcgtccccccccccccccaaaaaaaagggggagaaagaaaaaaatcaaaagtagaGCCGAACCAATTTAATGGCGACCGACGAAATGAAGGCCTTTACACACACATGCCCACTATGGACTGTTAAGCACATTAAACTGCAATGGATcaacatgtatgtgaagaagaaaaaaatctacatgtacgtggagCATAAAACGatttcagggcatctccagTCATCTAGCATCCCAAAGCTTTTTTGTACTGGGACAGTTGATCGAGGTAATGCCGATCTACAATTTGCGTGCGTCAGTTGGATTTGAAGCGTGCTTGGCATACTTGAGATCTGTATACATGCAGGCATGTAccggtataggcctatattagtAACGGTATAGGCCCCAATATTGTACAAGACCTGGGACTATATCATATACCcgtattaatatatatatatatatatatatatatatatatatatatatgtatattaatactggtaggcctatattataTTAGTCCGGAGTAGGGCCTACGATACAGAAAAGACTTACTGTGTGCAAGACAAAATAAAGATCCATACTGCACACGCgagataaaatgtaaaaataaataaagatttgaaATGCGTGTCATCTTTACACCATAAAGTTGGACCATGGGGTGTATGCCAACGCATTTTTATCTTTCATTTGGCGGCCGCACAGCCCCTTGTCTGAAAATAGGAAGTAACTcctagagttatctcccttgagcgTCACGTGCAATCAAGCGATGTTGTGCCTTGAGAGACAGTAGATTTATTTTGACCATGACTTTGACGAGTGATGTTGGATTTTGTGCGAGGCTGTTGTTTGTGGCGCTGTGTCTGGTTCAGCCATGGGTCGGAGCCTACCGCTACCTACCGGAATGGTCCTCATTAGATCAGCGACCCTTGCCGTCCTGGTATGACGAGGCAAAACTGGGGATATTCCTCCACTGGGGCGTGTTTTCTGTGCCCAGTTATGGCCAGAGAAATGTGGGCAATGAAGGAGCTTCGGAGTGGTTCTGGGAATATTGGAAGAATGGTGTCCCAGGAAACGTCATCTATATGGCAGATAATTATCCCCCGGGATTTTCTTATCCCGATTTCGCTCCTAATTTCAAAGCCGAATTCTTTGACCCAAACGAGTGGGCCAGTTTGTTTGAAGCCTCAGGGGCTAAGTGAGTATAGTATGGGGCCTGCTGGTAATG
Encoded proteins:
- the LOC135461919 gene encoding glutamate receptor-like — its product is MATGTLKLMYIFSTLFSYVSWGSISEGKPIIGVLYSGSTRSCLSDLFQAVDGPRSEVLRREVNHSSSVLVNRDVCDLVDVGVRGLITVLPHTQQTMVISQAEALHLPNLVIDLRPFRSPQRKDFSVQLNPSPTINSHMIKDILSAVGWTTATLIFDDVIDFTQSENLRRELQTKLIRVRTFLLKVTSGNFIRLSPPSRSFPRPDRQLVYFGRGYIWRKFVMQSMDLLSDSCFWIVISDVTSQEALATLEANVHANVVFVREKWRGCMEEQEESGHKMTRNSNRSTVLDRLLIDSIKLFSSAVTRDSNHQGACSVFHPNPLVNSHHLQNILADLSVLPGRGETITREYDICSSIHKDTVTIVRSGEWSVTHGLVTHKRNLFLNTFHDFGTEAIRVAAHHESEPFSVRVIEDGRTFYAGFCVNILDELAERMGFNYTIVEPPDGQYGAPDENGTWNGMVGMVYRGEAEIAIGPFIITPVKKQVVDLTIPFSEASTGIMTLAPGYEASKSLFKTLKPFSAPVWICVLFSVIIAGGASFLVNRFTPFQRKPEACLSQAKYESSLEDNMWMVYSSVTEQGVYYTPDAVSGRCLIAFWWLFTILLVSAYTANLAAILTIPFSPPVPINSLEELVAQDEIQPIVWSESYTETMFKGAPYARIINYQYISSADNGACSIAIS